A stretch of Henckelia pumila isolate YLH828 chromosome 4, ASM3356847v2, whole genome shotgun sequence DNA encodes these proteins:
- the LOC140863374 gene encoding sugar transporter ERD6-like 6 isoform X1: MSSEIAAEDGLRKPLLHTGSWYRMAGMGSRQSSIMGSSINIIRESISIFLCVFIVALGPIQFGFTCGYSNPTQADIIKDLGLNISEFSIFGSLANVGAMVGAIASGQIAEYIGRKGSLMIASIPNIVGWLAISFAKDSSFLFMGRLLAGFGVGIISYTVPVYIAEIAPQNMRGSLGAVNQLSVTIGIMLAYLLGLFLPWRMLAVIGTLPCLILMPGLFFIPESPRWLAKMGMNEDFETSLQVLRGFETDISTEVNEIKRSVASSSKRTAIKFSEFKRKRYWYPLMVGIGLLMLQQLSGINGVLFYSSSIFLSAGISSGKAATFGIGTIQVIVTGIATTLVDKAGRRILLLVSSSLMTASSLLVAIAFFLKNILPENSHSVLEILALVGLVILVVGFSIGLGAIPWVIMSEILPVSIKSLAGSVATLANWLSATIVTLTANLLLTWSSGGTFTIYALTSAFTTAFVALWVPETKGKTLEEIQWSFR, from the exons ATGAGTTCAGAAATCGCCGCCGAGGATGGGCTGCGAAAGCCTTTGTTGCATACCGGGAGCTGGTACCGCATGGCGGGAATGGGCTCCCGGCAGTCCAGCATAATGGGTTCGTCGATTAACATTATACGCGAGTCCATCTCCATCTTTCTTTGCGTTTTCATCGTCGCACTCGGCCCGATTCAATTCGGTTTCACG TGCGGATACTCTAATCCTACTCAAGCCGACATCATTAAAGATCTTGGTCTCAACATTTCTGAG TTCtcaatatttggttctttagcAAATGTTGGAGCAATGGTAGGAGCAATAGCAAGTGGTCAGATTGCAGAATATATTGGAAGAAAAGGG TCACTGATGATTGCTTCAATCCCCAATATTGTCGGCTGGCTTGCTATTTCATTTGCGAAA GACTCGTCGTTCTTGTTTATGGGAAGGTTATTGGCAGGCTTTGGCGTCGGAATAATTTCTTACACG GTGCCGGTATACATAGCCGAGATAGCTCCTCAAAATATGAGAGGAAGTCTTGGAGCTGTAAATCAG CTTTCAGTAACAATTGGAATAATGCTGGCTTATTTGCTGGGGCTTTTTCTGCCGTGGAGAATGCTTGCTGTTATTG GAACTCTACCGTGTCTAATCTTGATGCCTGGACTCTTTTTTATACCAGAGTCTCCTCGTTGGTTG GCTAAAATGGGCATGAATGAAGATTTCGAAACTTCTCTGCAAGTTTTACGTGGATTTGAAACAGACATATCTACTGAAGTAAATGAGATCAAG AGATCCGTGGCTTCATCAAGCAAGAGAACTGCTATCAAGTTTTCGGAGTTCAAAAGAAAACGCTATTGGTATCCTTTGATG GTGGGAATTGGACTACTAATGCTTCAGCAACTCAGTGGTATAAACGGTGTCCTTTTCTATTCAAGCAGCATATTTCTATCTGCAG GAATTTCATCTGGCAAAGCTGCAACATTTGGTATTGGAACCATTCAG GTTATTGTCACCGGAATTGCTACTACTTTAGTTGACAAAGCTGGCCGCCGAATTCTTCTTCTC GTATCCTCGTCACTAATGACTGCTAGTAGCCTCCTAGTTGCAATTGCATTCTTTTTAAAG AATATTTTACCAGAAAACTCTCATTCCGTGTTGGAAATATTAGCTCTAGTTGGGCTCGTG ATTCTGGTGGTTGGTTTCTCTATAGGACTTGGAGCTATACCTTGGGTTATAATGTCCGAG ATTCTTCCGGTGAGCATTAAAAGTCTGGCCGGTAGCGTAGCCACACTGGCTAATTGGTTGTCAGCCACGATTGTAACATTGACAGCTAACTTGCTGTTAACTTGGAGCAGCGGAG GGACTTTCACCATTTATGCATTGACATCAGCTTTCACCACAGCATTTGTTGCTCTGTGGGTTCCGGAAACCAAAGGGAAAAcgctagaagaaattcaatggTCCTTCAGATGA
- the LOC140863374 gene encoding sugar transporter ERD6-like 6 isoform X2 has protein sequence MSSEIAAEDGLRKPLLHTGSWYRMAGMGSRQSSIMGSSINIIRESISIFLCVFIVALGPIQFGFTCGYSNPTQADIIKDLGLNISEFSIFGSLANVGAMVGAIASGQIAEYIGRKGSLMIASIPNIVGWLAISFAKDSSFLFMGRLLAGFGVGIISYTVPVYIAEIAPQNMRGSLGAVNQLSVTIGIMLAYLLGLFLPWRMLAVIGTLPCLILMPGLFFIPESPRWLAKMGMNEDFETSLQVLRGFETDISTEVNEIKRSVASSSKRTAIKFSEFKRKRYWYPLMVGIGLLMLQQLSGINGVLFYSSSIFLSAGISSGKAATFGIGTIQVIVTGIATTLVDKAGRRILLLNILPENSHSVLEILALVGLVILVVGFSIGLGAIPWVIMSEILPVSIKSLAGSVATLANWLSATIVTLTANLLLTWSSGGTFTIYALTSAFTTAFVALWVPETKGKTLEEIQWSFR, from the exons ATGAGTTCAGAAATCGCCGCCGAGGATGGGCTGCGAAAGCCTTTGTTGCATACCGGGAGCTGGTACCGCATGGCGGGAATGGGCTCCCGGCAGTCCAGCATAATGGGTTCGTCGATTAACATTATACGCGAGTCCATCTCCATCTTTCTTTGCGTTTTCATCGTCGCACTCGGCCCGATTCAATTCGGTTTCACG TGCGGATACTCTAATCCTACTCAAGCCGACATCATTAAAGATCTTGGTCTCAACATTTCTGAG TTCtcaatatttggttctttagcAAATGTTGGAGCAATGGTAGGAGCAATAGCAAGTGGTCAGATTGCAGAATATATTGGAAGAAAAGGG TCACTGATGATTGCTTCAATCCCCAATATTGTCGGCTGGCTTGCTATTTCATTTGCGAAA GACTCGTCGTTCTTGTTTATGGGAAGGTTATTGGCAGGCTTTGGCGTCGGAATAATTTCTTACACG GTGCCGGTATACATAGCCGAGATAGCTCCTCAAAATATGAGAGGAAGTCTTGGAGCTGTAAATCAG CTTTCAGTAACAATTGGAATAATGCTGGCTTATTTGCTGGGGCTTTTTCTGCCGTGGAGAATGCTTGCTGTTATTG GAACTCTACCGTGTCTAATCTTGATGCCTGGACTCTTTTTTATACCAGAGTCTCCTCGTTGGTTG GCTAAAATGGGCATGAATGAAGATTTCGAAACTTCTCTGCAAGTTTTACGTGGATTTGAAACAGACATATCTACTGAAGTAAATGAGATCAAG AGATCCGTGGCTTCATCAAGCAAGAGAACTGCTATCAAGTTTTCGGAGTTCAAAAGAAAACGCTATTGGTATCCTTTGATG GTGGGAATTGGACTACTAATGCTTCAGCAACTCAGTGGTATAAACGGTGTCCTTTTCTATTCAAGCAGCATATTTCTATCTGCAG GAATTTCATCTGGCAAAGCTGCAACATTTGGTATTGGAACCATTCAG GTTATTGTCACCGGAATTGCTACTACTTTAGTTGACAAAGCTGGCCGCCGAATTCTTCTTCTC AATATTTTACCAGAAAACTCTCATTCCGTGTTGGAAATATTAGCTCTAGTTGGGCTCGTG ATTCTGGTGGTTGGTTTCTCTATAGGACTTGGAGCTATACCTTGGGTTATAATGTCCGAG ATTCTTCCGGTGAGCATTAAAAGTCTGGCCGGTAGCGTAGCCACACTGGCTAATTGGTTGTCAGCCACGATTGTAACATTGACAGCTAACTTGCTGTTAACTTGGAGCAGCGGAG GGACTTTCACCATTTATGCATTGACATCAGCTTTCACCACAGCATTTGTTGCTCTGTGGGTTCCGGAAACCAAAGGGAAAAcgctagaagaaattcaatggTCCTTCAGATGA